The Littorina saxatilis isolate snail1 linkage group LG1, US_GU_Lsax_2.0, whole genome shotgun sequence nucleotide sequence GGGATACAACAGCCAGAAAAGACTTTCCCGAGCACGCGTTGCCCCACAAAGAGAAGCTCAAACGACCCCAGGATCAAGGTTTGACTGATGACAAGACGTTCCGTGGGGATACAACAGCCAGAAAAGACTTTCCCGAGCACGCGTTGCCCCACAAAGAAAAGCTAAAACGACCCCAGGATCAAGGTTTGACTGATGACAAGACGTTCCGTGGGAATACAACAGCCAGAAAAGAGTACCCCGAGCACGCGTTGCCCCACAAAGAGAAGCTTAAACGACCCCAGGATCAAGGTTTGACTGATGACAAGACTTTCCGTGGGGATACAACAGCCAGAAAAGAGTACCCCGAGCACGCGTTGCCCCACAAAGAGAAGCTTAAACGACCCCAGGATCAAGGTTTGACTGATGACAAGACGTTCCGTGGGGATACAACAGCCAGAAAAGACTTTCCCGAGCACGCGTTGCCCCACAAAGAGAAGCTCAAACGACCCCAGGATCAAGGTTTGACTGATGACAAGACGTTCCGTGGGGATACAACAGCCAGAAAAGACTTTCCCGAGCACACGTTGCCCCACAAAGAAAAGCTAAAACGACCCCAGGACCAAGGTTTGACCGATGACAAGACTTTCCGTGGGGATACAACAGCAAGAAAAGACTTTCCCGAGCACGAGTTGCCCCACAAAGAAAAGCTCAAACGACCCCAGGACCAAGGTTTGACTGATGACAAGACGTTCCGTGGGGATACAACAGCCAGAAAAGAGTACCCCGAGCACGCGTTGCCCCACAAAGAAAAGCTAAAACGACCCCAGGACCAAGGTTTGACTGATGACAAGACTTTCCGTGGGGATACAACAGCCAGAAAAGACTATCCTGAGCACGCGTTGCCCCACAAAGAGAAGCTCAAACGACCCCAGGATCAAGGTTTGACTGATGACAAGACTTTTCGTGGGGATACAACAGCCAGAAAAGAGTACCCCGAGCACGAGTTGCCCCACAAAGAGAAGCTCAAACGACCCCAGGATCAAGGTTTGACTGATGACAAGAACTTCTACGGGGGTTCTACACAGAGGCAAGATTTCAGAGAAAGCGAGACACAGAAACGAGAGAAAATTCTTCCCCGCGACAGTAACGGTCTCACTGATGACAAGACGTTTTACGGCGACTCGACACAAAGAAAGGACTTTGGAGAGAATGAAATACAGAGACGTGAAAAGATCCTACCCAGGGATAGTAACGGTCTCACGGACGACAAAAACTTCTATGGCAAGTCAACCCAGAGAGATGACTTCAGAGAAAGCAAGATCGAGAAACGACAGAAGATAATGCCCAAGGATAGCGACGGCCTGACGGACGACAAAAACTTCTACGGCGGTTCAACCCAGAGAGATGACTTCAGAGAAAGCAACATCGAGAAACGACAGAAGATAATGCCCAAGGATAGCGACGGGCTCACTGATGACAAAAACTTCTACGGCGGTTCAACCCAGAGAGATGACTTCAGAGAAAGCAACATCGAGAAACGACAGAAGATAATGCCCAAGGATAGCGACGGGCTCACTGATGACAAAAACTTCTACGGCAGTTCAACCCAGAGAGATGACTTCAGAGAAAGCAACATCGAGAAACGACAGAAGATAATGCCCAAGGACAGCGACGGCCTGACGGACGACAAAAACTTCTACGGCGGTTCAACCCAGAGAGATGACTTCAGAGAAAGCAACATCGAGAAACGACAGAAGATAATGCCCAAGGATAGCGACGGACTAACTGATGACAAACACTTCTACGGCGGTTCAACCCAGAGAGATGACTTCAGAGAAAGCAACATCGAGAAACGACAGAAGATAATGCCCAAGGACAGCGACGGCCTGACGGACGACAAAAACTTCTACGGCGGTTCAACCCAGAGAGATGACTTCAGAGAAAGCAAGATCGAGAAACGACAGAAGATAATGCCCAAGGATAGCGACGGGCTCACTGATGACAAAAACTTCTACGGCGGTTCAACCCAGAGAGATGACTTCAGAGAAAGCAACATCGAGAAACGACAGAAGATAATGCCCAAGGATAGCGACGGGCTCACTGATGACAAAAACTTCTACGGCGGTTCAACCCAGAGAGATGACTTCAGAGAAAGCAACATCGAGAAACGACAGAAGATAATGCCCAAGGACAGCGACGGCCTGACGGACGACAAAAACTTCTACGGCGGTTCAACCCAGAGAGATGACTTCAGAGAAAGCAAGATCGAGAAACGACAGAAGATAATGCCCAAGGATAGCGACGGGCTCACTGATGACAAAAACTTCTACGGCGGTTCAACCCAGAGAGATGACTTCAGAGAAAGCAACATCGAGAAACGACAGAAGATAATGCCCAAGGATAGCGACGGGCTCACTGATGACAAAAACTTCTACGGCAGTTCAACCCAGAGAGATGACTTCAGAGAAAGCAACATCGAGAAACGACAGAAGATAATGCCCAAGAATAGCGACGGGCTCACTGATGACAAAAACTTCTACGGCGGTTCAACCCAGAGAGATGACTTCAGAGAAAGCAACATCGAGAAACGACAGAAGATAATGCCCAAGGATAGCGACGGCCTGACGGACGACAAAAACTTCTACGGCGGTTCAACCCAGAGAGATGACTTCAGAGAAAGCAAGATCGAGAAACGACAGAAGATAATGCCCAAGGATAGCGACGGGCTCACTGATGACAAAAACTTCTACGGCGGTTCAACCCAGAGAGATGACTTCAGAGAAAGCAACATCGAGAAACGACAGAAGATAATGCCCAAGGATAGCGACGGACTAACTGATGACAAACACTTCTACGGCGGTTCAACCCAGAGAGATGACTTCAGAGAAAGCAAGATCGAGAAACGACAGAAGATAATGCCCAAGGATAGCGACGGCCTGACGGACGACAAAAACTTCTACGGCGGTTCAACCCAGAGAGATGACTTCAGAGAAAGCAAGATCGAGAAACGACAGAAGATAATGCCCAAGGATAGCGACGGGCTCACTGATGACAAAAATTTCTACGGCGGTTCAACCCAGAGAGATGACTTCAGAGAAAGCAAGATCGAGAAACGACAGAAGATAGTGCCCAAGGACAGCGACGGCCTGACGGACGACAAAACATTCCACGGTGACAGCACGTCCAGGAGTGATTTCACGGAAAAATCTTCCCAGAAGCGAGAGAAGATCCTGCCCAAAGACACCAACCTGACCACTGGCGGCAGTTTCGACGGAAGCACCACATCCAGACGGAGTTTCCAAGAGCACCAAGTGCAGAAACGGGAAAAGGTGCAGGTACCAAAAGATAGCGGCGTCCTCACAGAAGACTCGAGTTTCCAAGGCAACACTGTCACAAAGGATGACTTTGTCGAAATGCAACGGAGCAGACGACAGCCGATCAAGCAGCAAGACGCCGACCTCAAGACGGAAGGCAGCTTCGATGGCAGCACTACAACTCGAGTGGACTACCAGCAACCCCAGCCGCAATCCATGCGCAAGGGGAAGACACCCAGAGACGGGATTTCTCTGACCAG carries:
- the LOC138975196 gene encoding protein split ends-like, producing the protein MSEYLGPAVRKKRKGESTQSEVLKSTDKMDGNTTTHLDYPPHDVQRTQKRRVQPDSSLKNDGQFDGNTINKQNYPEHSLQKRQKNARKNSDLKGGQPFYGETTARKEYPEHELPHKEKLKRPQDQGLTDDKTFRGDTTARKDFPEHALPHKEKLKRPQDQGLTDDKTFRGDTTARKDFPEHALPHKEKLKRPQDQGLTDDKTFRGNTTARKEYPEHALPHKEKLKRPQDQGLTDDKTFRGDTTARKEYPEHALPHKEKLKRPQDQGLTDDKTFRGDTTARKDFPEHALPHKEKLKRPQDQGLTDDKTFRGDTTARKDFPEHTLPHKEKLKRPQDQGLTDDKTFRGDTTARKDFPEHELPHKEKLKRPQDQGLTDDKTFRGDTTARKEYPEHALPHKEKLKRPQDQGLTDDKTFRGDTTARKDYPEHALPHKEKLKRPQDQGLTDDKTFRGDTTARKEYPEHELPHKEKLKRPQDQGLTDDKNFYGGSTQRQDFRESETQKREKILPRDSNGLTDDKTFYGDSTQRKDFGENEIQRREKILPRDSNGLTDDKNFYGKSTQRDDFRESKIEKRQKIMPKDSDGLTDDKNFYGGSTQRDDFRESNIEKRQKIMPKDSDGLTDDKNFYGGSTQRDDFRESNIEKRQKIMPKDSDGLTDDKNFYGSSTQRDDFRESNIEKRQKIMPKDSDGLTDDKNFYGGSTQRDDFRESNIEKRQKIMPKDSDGLTDDKHFYGGSTQRDDFRESNIEKRQKIMPKDSDGLTDDKNFYGGSTQRDDFRESKIEKRQKIMPKDSDGLTDDKNFYGGSTQRDDFRESNIEKRQKIMPKDSDGLTDDKNFYGGSTQRDDFRESNIEKRQKIMPKDSDGLTDDKNFYGGSTQRDDFRESKIEKRQKIMPKDSDGLTDDKNFYGGSTQRDDFRESNIEKRQKIMPKDSDGLTDDKNFYGSSTQRDDFRESNIEKRQKIMPKNSDGLTDDKNFYGGSTQRDDFRESNIEKRQKIMPKDSDGLTDDKNFYGGSTQRDDFRESKIEKRQKIMPKDSDGLTDDKNFYGGSTQRDDFRESNIEKRQKIMPKDSDGLTDDKHFYGGSTQRDDFRESKIEKRQKIMPKDSDGLTDDKNFYGGSTQRDDFRESKIEKRQKIMPKDSDGLTDDKNFYGGSTQRDDFRESKIEKRQKIVPKDSDGLTDDKTFHGDSTSRSDFTEKSSQKREKILPKDTNLTTGGSFDGSTTSRRSFQEHQVQKREKVQVPKDSGVLTEDSSFQGNTVTKDDFVEMQRSRRQPIKQQDADLKTEGSFDGSTTTRVDYQQPQPQSMRKGKTPRDGISLTSSKQFYADTTSRSDFTEKTLSARQSQPRKADDLSLGQDAEDISSDIKKYLKEHQMKPYKARRGSGKLAQKAWSPAKDSQDTIVEEPHMEAGSGSAGTEADHTTPRKAWGDVQSSGLKHDDTDPRQLWSKAPPPPPARAPHRATWGPDGEDSQPSSAPSTPATTRPSARAREKAVSSADARVERSPLSGKSDGNVFSKYSVLPKLDLSSLTAEDDSQPPSQRQQQQPSSQPTTAGATGESAYTALPPIAADREPKTKDTHLPQKSLDDPRQHWAVAPPVPAIRVHPASSHPTPPGHDNENKTAAVKKRDTPSDPRSSRPMAFRDAANTGPVSTQPGDPSPAAVSGGMTSVMTHGEPQRGGEEKSRRGKPLKPIEHTVIEKRQPLRPRSSGVMRGLYRDNWSTNYRQDFQEREKLTSRPAGAFHASISLSLGDAQSDTVSWKDVLPARKSSQAFP